The following proteins are encoded in a genomic region of Colletotrichum higginsianum IMI 349063 chromosome 9, whole genome shotgun sequence:
- a CDS encoding methyltransferase domain-containing protein yields the protein MTPLQQEPLRPPPLPAAAIPPPPPVLLLLPPPRAQHAQQPGPEPKGPRNPLLPSPPRLQFPTKQTRKRMRKGKQKGKVEEDSANMSQYMYTSIAPLPPVFSRIEASRSKTAATSSSSSSPSTITTAAASASASSSDNKNNNIITSNNNNNNNVNNNNSGNRPTTASPTSPTSPTSVATPPTPSSSSSSFFSSLRANPSSDHHSRIPSKQRSSQQLHQHHFSQHHPSARLQQHIRTSSSSSASRSSHENSTTPTSTTLSIPQAASPTDLRTPASPTSPKRLTHKHHHSLQEARVVAATAATADHRSFPVPPRIRAPPRLRKESSSLTSYARHALQSPTTPRIGLTPNELKHVAMLVDTDTSGRHLTAAKAAASAGIPFSRTESLSSAAASTASISARTMTSSDPTASSFDPSRPYALRNGRTYLSDQTLAYPLPVDLQEIHRQSLRTLLLIQVFGSPICSDSFANSPPSRVLEVACGSGFWSQSCHRHFAQRGHTDIEFTGLDIAPMAANAGDVSRDMKWRFVQHDMRNFPWPFADGEFDLVMVKDLSLVVTSPHSLQAVIEEYHRVLRPGGTVEFWDSDHQIRMLRPHAAPQSDETEDAATVASLGAYPISGKTPLSAPLNNFLVEYNSWVHRALEARNLSPVPCTLIGPMLIQESEELTDIHSKRLAIPLSEVRWEREGVGGVVTKDGKSFINSGKGKGKGKDRDKDKDKDKDKDKPDEQKKTLTEAQTALRRTALMTVVQQIQSLEPILRDVSGKSQDEWDGWLGKMMNDLMRENGTSWGECLEVGAWWARKKER from the exons atgacGCCTTTGCAGCAAG AGCCACtacgaccaccaccactaccagcagcagcaattccaccaccaccaccagtactactactactaccaccaccacgcgCACAACACGCCCAACAACCGGGTCCCGAGCCCAAGGGCCCCAGAAAtccgctgctgccgtcgccgccgcggctcCAGTTCCCGACGAAGCAGACGCGAAAGCGGATGCGCAAGGGGAAGCAGAAGGGCAAAGTGGAAGAAGATTCTGCAAACATGTCCCAATACATGTACACCAGCATCGCCCCCTTACCTCCCGTCTTTTCTCGCATCGAAGCCTCCAGATCCAAGACGGCCGCgacctcttcttcctcctcctccccctccaccatcaccaccgccgccgcctctgctTCCGCCTCCAGCAGCGACAATaagaacaacaacatcatcaccagcaacaacaataatAACAATAAcgtcaacaacaacaacagcggCAATAGACCCAcgaccgcctcgccgacgtcacCCACGTCGCCAACGTCCGTCGCGACACCGCCcaccccgtcgtcgtcgtcgtcgtccttcttctcctccctgAGGGCGAACCCGTCATCGGATCATCATTCACGCATCCCGTCGAAGCAGAGGTCGAGCCAGCAGCTGCACCAGCACCACTTCAGCCAACATCACCCGTCGGCTCGTCTGCAGCAGCACATCCgcacctcgtcgtcttcctcggcttctCGCTCGTCCCACGAGAACTCGACCACTCCCACCTCGACCACGCTCTCGATCCCCCAGGCGGCCTCCCCCACCGACCTACGCACCCCCGCGTCGCCCACGTCGCCAAAGAGGCTCACACACAAGCATCACCACTCGCTTCAAGAAGcgcgcgtcgtcgccgccaccgccgccaccgccgatCATCGTTCCTTTCCCGTCCCTCCTCGCATTCGAGCGCCTCCGCGCCTCCGCAAGGAGAGCAGCAGCTTGACCTCGTACGCGAGGCACGCCCTCCAgtccccgacgacgccccGCATCGGCCTCACTCCCAATGAGCTGAAACATGTCGCCATGCTCGTCGACACGGATACCTCGGGCCGTCATctcaccgccgccaaggctGCTGCCTCCGCCGGCATCCCCTTCTCCCGGACCGAAAGCCTGTCGTCGGCCGCtgcctcgacggcctccatctcggcccgGACGATGACCTCGTCCGACCCCACGGCGTCATCCTTCGACCCCTCCCGCCCCTACGCACTGCGGAATGGCCGCACCTACCTCTCGGACCAGACGCTGGCCTACCCGCTGCCCGTCGACCTCCAGGAGATCCACCGCCAGTCGCTGCGCACGCTGTTGCTGATCCAGGTCTTCGGCTCGCCCATCTGCTCCGACTCGTTCGCCAACTCGCCGCCCAGCCGCGTGCTCGAGGTCGCCTGCGGCTCCGGGTTCTGGAGCCAGTCGTGCCACCGCCACTTTGCCCAACGGGGCCACACGGACATCGAGTTCACCGGCCTCGACATCGCGCCCAtggccgccaacgccggtGACGTGTCGCGTGACATGAAGTGGCGCTTCGTCCAGCACGACATGCGCAACTTCCCCTGGCCCtttgccgacggcgagttCGACCTGGTCATGGTCAAGGACCTGAGCCTCGTCGTCACGTCGCCGCACTCGCTGCAGGCCGTCATCGAGGAGTACCACCGCGTGCTGCGgcccggcggcaccgtcgagTTCTGGGACAGCGACCACCAGATCCGCATGCTGCGGCCCCACGCCGCGCCGCAGTCGGACGAGACGgaggacgccgccaccgtcgcctcGCTCGGCGCCTACCCCATCTCGGGCAAGACGCCGCTCAGCGCGCCCCTCAACAACTTCCTCGTCGAGTACAACAGCTGGGTGCAccgcgccctcgaggcccgcAACCTCAGCCCCGTGCCCTGCACCCTCATCGGCCCCATGCTGATCCAGGAGTCGGAGGAGCTGACGGACATACACAGCAAGCGCCTGGCGATCCCGCTATCGGAAGTCCGCTGGGagcgcgagggcgtcggcggcgtcgtcaccaaggacggcaagtCCTTCATCAACtcgggcaagggcaagggcaaagGCAAGGACAGGGACAAGGACaaagacaaggacaaggacaaggacaagcccgacgagcagaagaagacgttGACCGAGGCCCAGACGGCGCTCCGGCGAACGGCCCTGATGACGGTCGTGCAGCAGATCCAGAGCCTCGAGCCCATCCTGCGCGACGTCAGCGGCAAGAGCCAGGACGAGTGGGACGGCTGGCTGGGCAAGATGATGAACGACCTTATGAGGGAGAACGGCACGAGCTGGGGCGAGTGCCTCGAGGTTGGCGCCTGGTGGGCACGCAAGAAGGAGCGGTGA